A region from the Pelodiscus sinensis isolate JC-2024 chromosome 11, ASM4963464v1, whole genome shotgun sequence genome encodes:
- the TAF6L gene encoding TAF6-like RNA polymerase II p300/CBP-associated factor-associated factor 65 kDa subunit 6L isoform X1 — protein MAEREERRFVELPRESVRLMAESAGLELPDEVAALLAEDVCYRLREAAQNSAQFLKHTKRRKLTVEDFNRALRWSNVEVVCGYGSQDPLPFRAIKEGELYFQEDREINLVELALATNLPKGCAETAVRVHVSYLDGKGNLEPQGAVPSAVSTLSDDLLKYYQHVTRAVLGDDTHLMKVALQDLQTNSKIAALLPYFVYVVSGVKSVSHDLEQLNRLLHIAKSLIQNPYLCLGSYVKSLIASVMYCVLEPLAASINPLNDHWTLRDYAAMLLSHIFWTHGDLVSGLYHQILLSLQKVLADPVRPLCSHYGAVVGLHALGWKAVERVLYPHLSTYWANLQAVLDDYSVSNAQVKADGHKVYGAILLFFCQVAVERLLKMKAQAVSVSPLAQGDRLCRDGCWRESSPWLSPLQDPQVEFSFGIASHLLQMGSGGPQLGTGISADSPSVSLHETYQELYDFFGDSLATRFGTGSGLHLPEPTPPGPKVLDTKKEQPAFGTGDVVRKMPQLTANATVSPREEESPRADYPPGRPALHRSASMPRSRSASRQQGHRPGVRDVFQKCRFTPQGPPHFSFVIAGRQVGLRCQGRRFQTCFPQHHGPSHISRYAQKLPMIGRTSKPVKKWAHSEYSLYLPL, from the exons ATGGCAGAGCGCGAGGAGCGGCGCTTCGTGGAGCTGCCGCGCGAGTCCGTGCGCCTGATGGCGGAGAGCGCGGGGCTGGAGCTGCCGGACGAGGTGGCCGCGCTGCTGGCCGAGGACGTGTGCTACCGCCTGCGGGAGGCCGCCCAG AACAGCGCGCAGTTCCTCAAGCACACCAAGCGCCGCAAGCTCACCGTGGAGGATTTCAACCGGGCCCTCCGCTGGAGCAACGTGGAG GTGGTGTGCGGCTATGGCTCCCAGGACCCCCTTCCCTTCCGTGCTATCAAGGAGGGGGAGCTCTACTTCCAGGAGGACCGTGAGATCAATCTCGTGGAGTTGGCCCTGGCCACCAACCTCCCCAAGGGCTGTGCAGAGACGGCGGTGAGAG TTCACGTCTCTTACCTGGATGGGAAAGGAAATCTGGAACCGCAGGGAGCTG TGCCCAGCGCTGTCTCCACACTCTCAGATGACCTGCTGAAGTACTACCAGCACGTGACCCGAGCTGTGCTTGGGGATGACACCCACCTAATGAAg GTTGCCCTCCAAGACCTGCAGACCAACTCGAAGATcgcagccctgctgccctactTTGTCTACGTGGTCAGCGGG GTgaagtcagtcagccatgacctGGAGCAGTTGAACCGCCTGCTGCACATTGCCAAGAGCCTCATCCAGAATCCCTACCTGTGCCTGGGTTCCTATGTCAAGAGCCTGATTGCCAGCGTCATGTACTGCGTGCTGGAACCACTTGCGGCATCCATCAACCCCCTCAATGACCACTGGACACTCCGGGACTATGCTGCTATGCTCCTTAGCCACATTTTCTG GACACATGGTGACCTGGTCAGTGGCCTATACCACCAGATCCTGCTGTCCCTCCAGAAGGTGTTGGCTGATCCGGTGCGCCCACTTTGTTCTCATtatggggcagtggtggggctgcATGCCCTGGGATGGAAG GCAGTGGAACGAGTCCTCTACCCCCATCTCTCCACCTACTGGGCAAACCTGCAGGCCGTGCTGGATGACTACTCTGTCTCCAATGCCCAGGTGAAGGCTGATGGGCACAAGGTGTATGGAGCCATCCTG CTCTTCTTTTGCCAGGTGGCAGTGGAGCGCCTGCTGAAGATGAAGGCGCaggcagtgtctgtgtctccgtTAGCCCAGGGGGACAGGCTGTGTAGGGATGGGTGCTGGCGGGAGAGCTCTCCCTGGCTTAGCCCCCTGCAAGATCCCCAGGTGGAGTTCAGCTTTGGCattgccagccacctgctgcagaTGGGCAGCGGGGGCCCCCAGCTGGGCACTGGCATCTCTGCTGACTCTCCCTCAGTCTCCCTGCACGAGACCTACCAGGAGCTCTACGACTTCTTTGgagacagcctggccacccgcTTTGGCACGGGCTCAGGGCTGCACTTGCCTGAGCCAACGCCTCCTGGCCCCAAGGTCTTGGACACCAAGAAAGAGCAGCCAGCCTTTGGCACAGGGGATGTGGTGCGCAAGATGCCCCAGCTGACAGCCAATGCCACGGTGAGCCCTCGGGAAGAGGAGAGCCCCCGGGCAGATTACCCACCAGGCAGGCCAGCTCTGCATCGTTCAGCCAGTATGCCCCGCTCTCGGAGTGCATCACGCCAGCAGGGCCACCGGCCTGGGGTCCGCGATGTCTTCCAGAAGTGCCGCTTCACTCCTCAAGGGCCACCTCACTTCAGCTTTGTAATCGCTGGGCGGCAGGTGGGCCTGCGATGTCAGGGCCGACGGTTCCAGACCTGCTTTCCGCAGCATCATGGCCCCAGCCACATTTCCCGCTATGCACAGAAGCTGCCCATGATCGGCAGGACCAGCAAGCCTGTAAAGAAGTGGGCCCACTCAGAGTACTCCCTCTACCTGCCTCTCTGA
- the TAF6L gene encoding TAF6-like RNA polymerase II p300/CBP-associated factor-associated factor 65 kDa subunit 6L isoform X2 — protein sequence MAEREERRFVELPRESVRLMAESAGLELPDEVAALLAEDVCYRLREAAQNSAQFLKHTKRRKLTVEDFNRALRWSNVEVVCGYGSQDPLPFRAIKEGELYFQEDREINLVELALATNLPKGCAETAVRVHVSYLDGKGNLEPQGAVPSAVSTLSDDLLKYYQHVTRAVLGDDTHLMKVALQDLQTNSKIAALLPYFVYVVSGVKSVSHDLEQLNRLLHIAKSLIQNPYLCLGSYVKSLIASVMYCVLEPLAASINPLNDHWTLRDYAAMLLSHIFWTHGDLVSGLYHQILLSLQKVLADPVRPLCSHYGAVVGLHALGWKAVERVLYPHLSTYWANLQAVLDDYSVSNAQVKADGHKVYGAILVAVERLLKMKAQAVSVSPLAQGDRLCRDGCWRESSPWLSPLQDPQVEFSFGIASHLLQMGSGGPQLGTGISADSPSVSLHETYQELYDFFGDSLATRFGTGSGLHLPEPTPPGPKVLDTKKEQPAFGTGDVVRKMPQLTANATVSPREEESPRADYPPGRPALHRSASMPRSRSASRQQGHRPGVRDVFQKCRFTPQGPPHFSFVIAGRQVGLRCQGRRFQTCFPQHHGPSHISRYAQKLPMIGRTSKPVKKWAHSEYSLYLPL from the exons ATGGCAGAGCGCGAGGAGCGGCGCTTCGTGGAGCTGCCGCGCGAGTCCGTGCGCCTGATGGCGGAGAGCGCGGGGCTGGAGCTGCCGGACGAGGTGGCCGCGCTGCTGGCCGAGGACGTGTGCTACCGCCTGCGGGAGGCCGCCCAG AACAGCGCGCAGTTCCTCAAGCACACCAAGCGCCGCAAGCTCACCGTGGAGGATTTCAACCGGGCCCTCCGCTGGAGCAACGTGGAG GTGGTGTGCGGCTATGGCTCCCAGGACCCCCTTCCCTTCCGTGCTATCAAGGAGGGGGAGCTCTACTTCCAGGAGGACCGTGAGATCAATCTCGTGGAGTTGGCCCTGGCCACCAACCTCCCCAAGGGCTGTGCAGAGACGGCGGTGAGAG TTCACGTCTCTTACCTGGATGGGAAAGGAAATCTGGAACCGCAGGGAGCTG TGCCCAGCGCTGTCTCCACACTCTCAGATGACCTGCTGAAGTACTACCAGCACGTGACCCGAGCTGTGCTTGGGGATGACACCCACCTAATGAAg GTTGCCCTCCAAGACCTGCAGACCAACTCGAAGATcgcagccctgctgccctactTTGTCTACGTGGTCAGCGGG GTgaagtcagtcagccatgacctGGAGCAGTTGAACCGCCTGCTGCACATTGCCAAGAGCCTCATCCAGAATCCCTACCTGTGCCTGGGTTCCTATGTCAAGAGCCTGATTGCCAGCGTCATGTACTGCGTGCTGGAACCACTTGCGGCATCCATCAACCCCCTCAATGACCACTGGACACTCCGGGACTATGCTGCTATGCTCCTTAGCCACATTTTCTG GACACATGGTGACCTGGTCAGTGGCCTATACCACCAGATCCTGCTGTCCCTCCAGAAGGTGTTGGCTGATCCGGTGCGCCCACTTTGTTCTCATtatggggcagtggtggggctgcATGCCCTGGGATGGAAG GCAGTGGAACGAGTCCTCTACCCCCATCTCTCCACCTACTGGGCAAACCTGCAGGCCGTGCTGGATGACTACTCTGTCTCCAATGCCCAGGTGAAGGCTGATGGGCACAAGGTGTATGGAGCCATCCTG GTGGCAGTGGAGCGCCTGCTGAAGATGAAGGCGCaggcagtgtctgtgtctccgtTAGCCCAGGGGGACAGGCTGTGTAGGGATGGGTGCTGGCGGGAGAGCTCTCCCTGGCTTAGCCCCCTGCAAGATCCCCAGGTGGAGTTCAGCTTTGGCattgccagccacctgctgcagaTGGGCAGCGGGGGCCCCCAGCTGGGCACTGGCATCTCTGCTGACTCTCCCTCAGTCTCCCTGCACGAGACCTACCAGGAGCTCTACGACTTCTTTGgagacagcctggccacccgcTTTGGCACGGGCTCAGGGCTGCACTTGCCTGAGCCAACGCCTCCTGGCCCCAAGGTCTTGGACACCAAGAAAGAGCAGCCAGCCTTTGGCACAGGGGATGTGGTGCGCAAGATGCCCCAGCTGACAGCCAATGCCACGGTGAGCCCTCGGGAAGAGGAGAGCCCCCGGGCAGATTACCCACCAGGCAGGCCAGCTCTGCATCGTTCAGCCAGTATGCCCCGCTCTCGGAGTGCATCACGCCAGCAGGGCCACCGGCCTGGGGTCCGCGATGTCTTCCAGAAGTGCCGCTTCACTCCTCAAGGGCCACCTCACTTCAGCTTTGTAATCGCTGGGCGGCAGGTGGGCCTGCGATGTCAGGGCCGACGGTTCCAGACCTGCTTTCCGCAGCATCATGGCCCCAGCCACATTTCCCGCTATGCACAGAAGCTGCCCATGATCGGCAGGACCAGCAAGCCTGTAAAGAAGTGGGCCCACTCAGAGTACTCCCTCTACCTGCCTCTCTGA